In the genome of Streptomyces sp. V2I9, one region contains:
- a CDS encoding LysR family transcriptional regulator, producing MTEWDVKKLRILRTLRDRGTVTATAEALRMTPSAVSQQLTNLARQLGVDLLEARGRRVRLTDAAHLVLRHAEAVFAQLERADAELTGYLLGEAGEVRIAAFSTAVPALVVPAVRLLRAEDRPGPDVRVREAEAALAYDLLTAGEVDVALSLAAHAPTARDPRFSLFPLLADPLDVALPADHPLAGAPALRLADLAADRWIFGGSGPWSEITTAACEAAGFVPEQAHSAAGWTAILALVEAGMGVALVPRMAARERREDVVMRVLEADRPRRHVVAAVRHGAESGPVVARVLAALTETARSFS from the coding sequence ATGACCGAGTGGGACGTCAAGAAGCTCCGCATCCTGCGCACCCTGCGCGACCGGGGCACGGTCACGGCGACCGCCGAGGCCCTGCGGATGACCCCCTCCGCCGTCTCCCAGCAGCTCACCAACCTGGCCAGGCAGCTCGGCGTGGACCTCCTGGAGGCCCGGGGCCGCCGGGTCCGCCTCACCGACGCCGCCCACCTCGTCCTGCGCCACGCCGAAGCGGTCTTCGCCCAGCTGGAGCGGGCCGACGCCGAACTGACCGGCTATCTGCTCGGGGAGGCCGGCGAGGTCAGGATCGCCGCGTTCTCCACCGCCGTGCCCGCCCTCGTCGTCCCCGCCGTCCGGCTGCTGCGCGCCGAGGACCGCCCGGGGCCCGACGTCCGTGTCCGGGAGGCCGAGGCCGCCCTGGCGTACGACCTGCTCACGGCGGGCGAGGTGGACGTGGCGCTGTCGCTGGCCGCCCACGCGCCGACCGCCCGCGACCCCCGCTTCAGCCTCTTCCCGCTGCTCGCGGACCCCTTGGACGTGGCGCTCCCCGCCGACCACCCGCTGGCCGGCGCGCCCGCCCTGCGTCTGGCCGACCTTGCCGCCGACCGCTGGATCTTCGGCGGCTCCGGCCCCTGGTCCGAGATCACCACCGCCGCCTGCGAGGCGGCCGGCTTCGTCCCCGAGCAGGCCCACAGCGCCGCGGGCTGGACCGCCATCCTCGCCCTCGTCGAGGCAGGGATGGGCGTCGCGCTGGTGCCCCGGATGGCCGCCCGTGAACGCCGCGAGGACGTCGTGATGCGGGTGCTGGAGGCGGACCGGCCGCGCCGCCACGTGGTCGCGGCCGTCCGGCACGGGGCGGAGAGCGGACCCGTCGTGGCCCGTGTCCTCGCGGCACTCACCGAGACCGCCCGATCGTTCAGCTGA
- the malQ gene encoding 4-alpha-glucanotransferase, which translates to MGLSRLAALHGVATSYSPSPDVTVSVPDDTVIAVLAALGVDAGTPEDVRRSLAAAESRSRLLPPTVVVWAGEPLPAALADLPPGSTVTVEPEAVHPPADPGGRPPAPLSMRSRAAAPAPVPAPDPSAGPPVGAPDDAAPTGAGEALEGSTPAWWVAPPHGVHRVHVRTPDHRRASATLIAAPARVPQPAERAHGFLVQLYSLLSARSWGMGDLGDLADLAAWAGRTLGSGFVQVNPLHAAVPGRPTDPSPYRPSSRRFPDPVHLHVESVPEYGHVRDRATLDDLRQDAAALSEAVLNKGALIDRDAVWELKRQALELVVRVPLTPGRRADYCDFLAEQGQALEDHALWCALAEVHGPDWLTWPEALRDPRSPGAARARTDLLERVDFHCRLAWLTAGQLADAQRAAEDAGMGIGLVHDLAVGVHPSGADTWSQRDAFAHGMSVGAPPDAFNARGQDWGLPPWRPDTLAATGYAAYRGLLRGLLAHAGALRIDHVMGLFRLWWVPEGRPPTDGTYVAYDAEAMLAVLVLEAHRAGAAVVGEDLGTVEPGVREALARRGVLGTSVLWFERDWEGDGRPIAPEKWRRDCLATATTHDLPSTAARLTGDHVTLRHRLGLLTRSLEEELTEDVTDTAEWLALLARLRMLPEGDGDEEAAVRAVHRFLLRTPALLTGVWLPDTVGDRRPQNLPGTWDQYPNWRLPIADAEGHPVTLEEITASPRLHALMEVLRPRKPHTAPPGERHP; encoded by the coding sequence ATGGGCTTGTCCCGGCTCGCCGCACTGCACGGTGTCGCCACCTCCTACTCCCCGTCGCCGGATGTCACGGTGTCCGTCCCCGACGACACGGTCATCGCCGTGCTCGCCGCGCTGGGCGTCGACGCCGGCACTCCGGAGGACGTACGGAGGTCACTCGCCGCCGCGGAGTCCCGCTCGCGCCTGCTGCCGCCGACCGTGGTGGTCTGGGCCGGTGAGCCCCTGCCGGCCGCTCTGGCCGATCTGCCTCCCGGCTCGACCGTCACGGTCGAGCCGGAGGCGGTCCACCCCCCGGCCGACCCCGGGGGCCGCCCGCCCGCCCCGCTGAGCATGCGCTCCCGCGCTGCGGCCCCCGCGCCGGTACCGGCCCCCGATCCGTCCGCCGGACCCCCGGTGGGCGCGCCGGACGACGCCGCACCCACGGGAGCGGGCGAGGCCCTGGAAGGCTCCACGCCCGCCTGGTGGGTCGCCCCGCCGCACGGCGTCCACCGCGTCCACGTCCGTACGCCGGACCACCGCCGGGCCTCCGCCACCCTCATCGCCGCCCCGGCCCGCGTCCCGCAGCCGGCCGAGCGCGCCCACGGCTTCCTCGTCCAGCTCTACTCCCTGCTCTCCGCCCGATCCTGGGGCATGGGCGACCTCGGTGACCTGGCGGACCTCGCCGCCTGGGCGGGCCGCACCCTGGGCTCCGGGTTCGTCCAGGTCAACCCGCTGCACGCGGCCGTTCCCGGCCGCCCCACCGACCCGTCCCCGTACCGCCCCTCCTCCCGCCGCTTCCCCGACCCGGTGCACCTGCACGTCGAATCGGTCCCGGAGTACGGTCACGTCCGCGACCGGGCCACCCTGGACGACCTCCGGCAGGACGCCGCCGCGCTCAGCGAAGCCGTGCTGAACAAAGGCGCGCTCATCGACCGGGACGCCGTCTGGGAGCTGAAGCGCCAGGCCCTGGAGCTGGTCGTCCGGGTGCCCCTCACCCCCGGCCGCCGCGCCGACTACTGCGACTTCCTGGCCGAACAGGGGCAGGCGCTGGAGGACCACGCCCTGTGGTGCGCCCTCGCGGAGGTGCACGGCCCCGACTGGCTCACCTGGCCCGAGGCCCTGCGCGACCCCCGCTCCCCGGGCGCCGCCCGCGCCCGGACCGATCTGCTGGAGCGGGTCGACTTCCACTGCCGCCTCGCCTGGCTGACCGCCGGCCAGCTCGCCGACGCCCAACGGGCTGCCGAGGACGCCGGCATGGGCATCGGCCTCGTCCACGACCTGGCCGTCGGCGTGCACCCGTCCGGCGCCGACACCTGGTCCCAGCGGGACGCCTTCGCCCACGGCATGTCCGTCGGCGCGCCGCCGGACGCCTTCAACGCGCGCGGCCAGGACTGGGGCCTGCCGCCCTGGCGCCCCGACACCCTCGCCGCCACCGGTTACGCCGCCTACCGGGGCCTGCTGCGCGGACTGCTGGCGCACGCCGGGGCCCTGCGCATCGACCACGTCATGGGCCTCTTCCGGCTCTGGTGGGTGCCCGAGGGCCGCCCGCCCACGGACGGCACCTATGTCGCGTACGACGCCGAGGCGATGCTCGCCGTCCTCGTCCTGGAGGCCCACCGGGCCGGCGCCGCCGTCGTCGGCGAGGACCTGGGCACCGTCGAGCCCGGCGTCCGCGAGGCCCTCGCCCGGCGCGGGGTGCTCGGCACCTCGGTGCTCTGGTTCGAGCGCGACTGGGAGGGGGACGGACGGCCGATCGCCCCGGAGAAATGGCGGCGCGACTGCCTGGCCACCGCGACCACCCACGACCTGCCCTCCACCGCCGCCCGGCTGACCGGCGACCACGTGACGCTGCGTCACCGTCTCGGTCTGCTCACCCGCTCCCTGGAGGAGGAGCTGACCGAGGACGTCACCGACACCGCCGAGTGGCTGGCCCTCCTCGCCCGGCTGCGGATGCTCCCCGAGGGCGACGGCGACGAGGAGGCCGCGGTCCGGGCCGTCCACCGCTTCCTGCTGCGCACCCCCGCCCTGCTGACCGGCGTCTGGCTCCCCGACACCGTGGGCGACCGCCGCCCGCAGAACCTGCCCGGCACCTGGGACCAGTACCCGAACTGGCGGCTCCCGATCGCCGACGCGGAGGGGCACCCGGTCACCCTGGAGGAGATCACCGCCTCGCCCCGGCTGCACGCGCTGATGGAGGTCCTCAGGCCCCGAAAGCCTCATACGGCACCCCCGGGCGAGCGCCATCCTTAG
- a CDS encoding beta-N-acetylglucosaminidase domain-containing protein — MRFGRRRQAAAVAAAVIGGLLGPVSIAPAATAAPAAPAEPGRPVADRSDRADHALPPSVWPRPQSMRTTGPAVKLGTEATLVAAPDADPHAVEQARALLRGAGVRTLHESLPGRGPVVRLGGTGAGEALRALRAPDRGDLPSGGYRIAVGKATGRATVALDGTGTDGLFHAVQTLRQLTAGGAVAGVTVRDWPGTAVRGMAEGFYGQPWTREERLEQISFMGRTKQNRYLYAAGDDPYRLARWREPYPAAERAGFRALAERARAEHVTLGWAVSPGQAMCMASDQDVRALTEKADAMWALGVRVFQLQFQDVSYSEWHCDEDAETFGDGPKAAARAQARVAGALARHLEDRYPGAAPLSVLPTEFYQDGATDYRTALAAELDDRVQVAWTGVGVVPKRITGTELAGARAAFRHPLVTMDNYPVNDYAQDRVFLGPYTGREPAVASGSAALLANAMEQASASRIPLFTAADFAWNPRGYDPDASWRAAVDDLAGGDAAARDALLALAGNSAGSVLGAKESAYLRPLFDAFWGSRADASRRDRAAAGLRAAFSVMRQAPDRLKAPAGGRLADEVRPWTEQLARYGRAGELAVDLLQAQAAGDGAAAWRAQLALEPLREEIAASRATVGEGVLDPFLDRVAKVAAGWNGTDRASGRVVKDARSHTVRLASPRPVEAVTALAEPGAALADAVVEAHVPGQGWRALGKLSPSGFTQTAAKGLRADAVRVSVPEAARAARPPYLSPGLPSAPSVVTGAPQVRALVPWFGDEPAAMLDLKHGETDAEIGGDPQRVAARLAGRRPAEVKGKLTAKAPKGIEVRVPKQTTVPRGSRTEVPVDITVPADTPAGEYEVPLTFGGQESTLTVRAFPRTGGPDLARTAKASSSGDETPDFPASAATDGDPETRWSSPVENGAWWQAELPKPVRLGQVVLSWQDAYASRYRVQVSADGRTWRTAATVAEGRGGRESVRMDAKATRFVRVQGERRATQYGYSLWSVEAYAVADD; from the coding sequence GTGCGGTTCGGGCGCAGAAGGCAGGCGGCGGCCGTCGCCGCCGCCGTGATCGGCGGACTCCTCGGTCCGGTCTCCATCGCCCCGGCCGCGACGGCGGCCCCCGCCGCCCCGGCGGAGCCCGGCAGGCCCGTCGCCGACCGGTCCGACCGCGCCGACCACGCCCTGCCGCCGTCCGTATGGCCCCGCCCGCAGAGCATGAGGACCACCGGGCCCGCCGTGAAGCTGGGTACCGAGGCCACCCTCGTCGCCGCGCCGGACGCGGACCCGCACGCCGTGGAGCAGGCCCGCGCGCTGTTGCGCGGGGCGGGCGTGCGGACCCTGCACGAGAGCCTGCCGGGCCGCGGCCCCGTCGTCCGTCTCGGCGGCACGGGGGCCGGCGAGGCGCTGCGGGCGCTGCGCGCCCCCGACCGGGGTGATCTCCCCTCGGGCGGCTACCGGATCGCGGTCGGCAAGGCCACGGGGCGCGCCACCGTCGCGCTGGACGGCACCGGCACGGACGGCCTCTTCCACGCCGTCCAGACCCTGCGTCAACTGACGGCCGGGGGCGCGGTGGCGGGCGTTACGGTCCGGGACTGGCCGGGAACCGCCGTACGCGGCATGGCCGAGGGGTTCTACGGACAGCCGTGGACCCGTGAGGAGCGGCTGGAGCAGATCTCCTTCATGGGCCGCACGAAGCAGAACCGCTATCTCTACGCGGCGGGCGACGACCCCTACCGGCTGGCGCGCTGGCGCGAGCCCTACCCGGCCGCCGAGCGGGCCGGCTTCCGGGCGCTGGCCGAGCGGGCGCGCGCCGAGCACGTCACGCTGGGCTGGGCGGTCTCCCCCGGTCAGGCGATGTGCATGGCCTCGGACCAGGACGTCCGGGCGCTGACGGAGAAGGCCGACGCGATGTGGGCGCTGGGCGTCCGGGTCTTCCAGCTCCAGTTCCAGGACGTCAGCTACAGCGAGTGGCACTGCGACGAGGACGCGGAGACCTTCGGCGACGGGCCGAAGGCCGCGGCCCGCGCGCAGGCCCGTGTCGCGGGGGCCCTCGCCCGGCATCTGGAGGACCGGTACCCGGGCGCGGCCCCGCTGTCGGTACTGCCGACGGAGTTCTACCAGGACGGGGCCACGGACTACCGCACCGCGCTGGCGGCCGAGTTGGACGACCGGGTGCAGGTGGCCTGGACCGGGGTCGGGGTGGTGCCGAAGAGGATCACCGGGACCGAGCTTGCCGGGGCCCGCGCCGCGTTCCGCCATCCGCTGGTCACGATGGACAACTACCCGGTCAACGACTACGCGCAGGACCGCGTCTTCCTCGGCCCGTACACCGGCCGGGAACCGGCGGTGGCGAGCGGTTCGGCGGCGCTGCTGGCCAACGCGATGGAGCAGGCGTCCGCCTCCCGCATTCCGCTGTTCACCGCCGCCGACTTCGCCTGGAACCCGAGGGGGTACGACCCCGACGCGTCCTGGCGGGCGGCCGTCGACGATCTGGCGGGCGGGGACGCCGCCGCGCGGGACGCCCTGCTGGCCCTGGCCGGGAACAGCGCGGGCTCGGTGCTCGGCGCGAAGGAATCCGCCTACCTCCGGCCGCTGTTCGACGCGTTCTGGGGCTCCCGCGCCGACGCCTCCCGCCGCGACCGTGCGGCGGCCGGGCTGCGGGCGGCGTTCTCGGTGATGCGGCAGGCCCCGGACCGGCTGAAGGCCCCCGCCGGCGGCCGGCTCGCCGACGAGGTGCGCCCCTGGACGGAGCAGCTGGCCCGCTACGGCCGGGCGGGTGAGCTGGCCGTCGACCTGCTCCAGGCCCAGGCCGCAGGCGACGGGGCCGCCGCCTGGCGCGCCCAGCTGGCCCTGGAGCCGCTGCGTGAGGAGATCGCGGCGAGCCGGGCGACGGTCGGCGAGGGCGTGCTGGACCCGTTCCTGGACCGGGTGGCGAAGGTGGCCGCCGGGTGGAACGGTACCGACCGCGCCTCGGGCCGGGTCGTCAAGGACGCCCGCAGCCATACGGTCCGGCTGGCCTCCCCGCGTCCGGTGGAGGCCGTCACGGCGCTCGCCGAGCCCGGAGCGGCCCTCGCCGACGCGGTCGTGGAGGCCCATGTGCCCGGCCAGGGGTGGCGGGCCCTCGGGAAGCTCTCGCCGAGCGGCTTCACCCAGACCGCCGCGAAGGGGCTGCGCGCGGACGCCGTACGGGTCTCGGTGCCGGAGGCCGCGCGGGCCGCCCGCCCCCCGTACCTGAGCCCCGGCCTGCCTTCGGCCCCCTCCGTCGTGACGGGAGCCCCCCAGGTGCGCGCCCTGGTGCCGTGGTTCGGGGACGAGCCCGCCGCCATGCTCGACCTGAAGCACGGCGAGACGGACGCGGAGATCGGCGGCGACCCCCAGCGGGTCGCGGCGCGGCTGGCCGGGCGTCGTCCGGCCGAGGTCAAGGGCAAGCTCACCGCGAAGGCCCCGAAGGGCATCGAGGTGCGGGTCCCGAAACAGACCACCGTGCCGCGCGGCTCCCGTACGGAGGTGCCCGTGGACATCACCGTCCCGGCGGACACCCCGGCGGGCGAGTACGAGGTGCCGCTGACCTTCGGCGGCCAGGAGTCCACCCTGACCGTGCGGGCCTTCCCGCGTACGGGCGGGCCGGATCTGGCGCGTACGGCGAAGGCGTCCTCGTCCGGTGACGAGACTCCGGACTTCCCCGCGTCGGCAGCCACCGACGGCGACCCGGAGACCCGGTGGTCCTCGCCGGTGGAGAACGGCGCGTGGTGGCAGGCGGAGCTGCCGAAGCCGGTGCGCCTGGGCCAGGTGGTGCTGAGCTGGCAGGACGCGTACGCCTCCCGCTACCGCGTCCAGGTCTCCGCCGACGGCCGTACCTGGCGCACCGCCGCGACCGTGGCGGAGGGCCGGGGCGGGCGCGAGTCGGTCCGGATGGACGCGAAGGCCACCCGGTTCGTCCGGGTGCAGGGCGAGCGCCGGGCGACGCAGTACGGCTACTCGCTCTGGTCGGTGGAGGCGTACGCGGTGGCGGACGACTGA
- a CDS encoding HNH endonuclease: protein MPHVLVLNASYEPLGVVPLRRALVLVLENKAICLEESGAFLHSATRAVPAPSVVRLKRFVRIPYRGPVPLTRRALFARDGGRCMYCGAAATSVDHVIPRSRGGRHAWDNVVAACRRCNHVKADRHLPELGWRLRHQPAPPTGLAWRIIGTGHRDPRWLPYLQPFGADDVMARIDGVSA from the coding sequence GTGCCGCACGTCCTGGTTCTCAACGCGTCGTACGAGCCGCTCGGCGTCGTACCGCTCCGCCGCGCACTCGTCCTCGTCCTGGAGAACAAGGCCATCTGCCTGGAGGAGTCCGGCGCCTTCCTGCACAGTGCCACCCGGGCCGTGCCCGCACCCAGTGTGGTCCGCCTCAAGCGCTTCGTCCGCATCCCCTACCGGGGGCCGGTGCCCCTGACGCGGCGGGCGCTGTTCGCGCGGGACGGCGGGCGCTGCATGTACTGCGGGGCCGCCGCCACCAGCGTCGACCACGTCATCCCGCGCAGCCGGGGCGGCCGGCACGCCTGGGACAACGTGGTGGCGGCCTGCCGCCGCTGCAACCACGTCAAGGCCGACCGCCACCTGCCCGAGCTGGGGTGGCGCCTGCGCCACCAGCCCGCCCCGCCGACGGGCCTGGCCTGGCGGATCATCGGGACCGGTCACCGCGACCCGCGCTGGCTGCCGTACCTGCAACCGTTCGGCGCGGACGACGTGATGGCCCGGATCGACGGCGTTTCCGCCTGA
- a CDS encoding mechanosensitive ion channel family protein: MSLSVLLAASPSPEPAGSLGEAAEQAGNAAGWVEQNWSTWLSTGLRILLIVAVAITLRYLIRRALTNLIDRMNRSAQAVEGTALGGLLVNAERRRQRSEAIGSVLRSVASFLIMGTAALMILGAFKINLAPLLASAGVAGVALGFGARNLVTDFLSGVFMILEDQYGVGDTVDAGVASGEVIEVGLRVTKLRGDNGEIWYVRNGEVKRIGNLSQGWSTAGVDVTVRPTEDLEQVRKAITAAAETMSKEEPWSERLWGPVEVLGLDAVLLDSMTVRVTAKTMPGKSIGVERELRWRIKQALDEAGIRMIGPAPLATESESTADPTAAMAAPSAYASATSPQSLATSPIPPPANLNK; this comes from the coding sequence GTGTCCTTGTCCGTCCTCTTGGCCGCAAGCCCGTCTCCCGAGCCGGCCGGCTCGCTGGGTGAAGCCGCCGAACAGGCCGGGAACGCCGCGGGCTGGGTCGAGCAGAACTGGTCCACCTGGCTGAGCACCGGTTTGCGCATCCTCCTGATCGTCGCCGTTGCGATCACGCTGCGTTATCTGATCCGGCGTGCCCTCACCAACCTCATAGACCGGATGAACCGCAGCGCCCAGGCCGTGGAAGGCACGGCGCTGGGCGGGCTGCTGGTGAACGCGGAGCGCAGACGCCAGCGCTCGGAGGCCATCGGATCGGTGCTGCGCTCGGTGGCGTCGTTCCTCATCATGGGCACGGCCGCGCTGATGATCCTGGGTGCCTTCAAGATCAACCTGGCCCCGCTGCTCGCCTCGGCCGGTGTCGCCGGTGTGGCGCTCGGCTTCGGCGCCCGCAACCTGGTCACGGACTTCCTGTCCGGCGTCTTCATGATCCTGGAGGACCAGTACGGCGTCGGCGACACGGTCGACGCGGGGGTGGCCTCCGGCGAGGTCATCGAGGTGGGGCTGCGCGTCACCAAGCTGCGCGGCGACAACGGCGAGATCTGGTACGTCCGCAACGGCGAGGTGAAGCGGATCGGCAACCTCAGCCAGGGCTGGTCCACGGCCGGGGTCGACGTCACGGTGCGCCCGACCGAGGACCTGGAGCAGGTCCGCAAGGCGATCACCGCGGCCGCCGAGACGATGTCCAAGGAAGAGCCCTGGTCGGAGCGGCTGTGGGGCCCGGTGGAGGTGCTCGGCCTGGACGCGGTCCTGCTGGACTCGATGACGGTCCGGGTGACCGCGAAGACGATGCCGGGCAAGTCGATCGGCGTGGAGCGCGAACTGCGCTGGCGGATCAAGCAGGCGCTGGACGAGGCGGGCATCCGCATGATCGGCCCCGCCCCGCTCGCCACGGAGAGCGAGTCCACCGCGGACCCGACGGCGGCGATGGCAGCCCCCTCCGCGTACGCCTCGGCGACCTCCCCGCAGTCCCTGGCGACTTCCCCGATCCCGCCGCCGGCGAACCTGAACAAGTAG
- a CDS encoding ROK family transcriptional regulator encodes MAGPTPGPPGIPGTPRVLRAMNDRAALDLLLEHGPLSRTRIGKLTGLSKPTASQLLARLEAAGLVVATGTSEGRPGPNAQLYTVNARAAHVAGLDVNGRRIAAAVADVTGRTVGEFELATPGRRADSVVRQVADALDGAVKDAGLTRADVHRLVIGTPGAFDPGTGRLRYASHLPGWHSPTLLDELAAFLPMPIEYENDVNLVAVAEQRLGAARGHEDFVLLWNEEGLGAALVINGRLHRGFTGGAGEVGFLPVPGTPLVRQVVKANSGGFQELAGAQSVPRLAKSLGIDTPQQPYAKVAADLLARAAGAYEEDGALTELLRQYAQRLATGLASVTAVLDPGLIVLAGGAVAAGGEVLRSLIQSELAELAASRPRLVVGEIDRTPVLRGALERALADTRDEVFDTSR; translated from the coding sequence ATGGCGGGACCCACTCCCGGCCCACCCGGCATCCCGGGCACCCCTCGCGTGCTGCGGGCCATGAACGACCGGGCCGCGCTCGACCTGCTGCTGGAGCACGGACCGCTCTCCCGGACCCGGATCGGGAAGCTCACCGGGCTCTCCAAGCCCACCGCCTCGCAGCTGCTGGCCCGGCTGGAGGCGGCCGGGCTCGTCGTCGCCACCGGGACCAGCGAGGGACGCCCCGGACCCAACGCCCAGCTCTACACGGTCAACGCGCGGGCCGCCCACGTCGCCGGGCTCGACGTGAACGGGCGGCGCATCGCCGCCGCCGTCGCGGACGTGACCGGGCGGACCGTCGGGGAGTTCGAACTGGCCACACCGGGACGGCGCGCCGACAGCGTGGTGCGCCAGGTCGCCGACGCGCTGGACGGGGCGGTGAAGGACGCGGGGCTGACCCGCGCCGACGTCCACCGGCTCGTCATCGGCACGCCGGGCGCGTTCGACCCGGGCACCGGGCGGCTGCGGTACGCCTCGCACCTGCCCGGCTGGCACTCCCCCACCCTGCTGGACGAGCTGGCCGCGTTCCTGCCGATGCCGATCGAGTACGAGAACGACGTCAACCTGGTCGCCGTCGCCGAGCAGCGCCTCGGCGCGGCGCGCGGCCACGAGGACTTCGTCCTGCTGTGGAACGAGGAGGGTCTCGGGGCCGCCCTCGTCATCAACGGCCGGCTGCACCGCGGCTTCACCGGAGGGGCGGGCGAGGTCGGCTTCCTGCCGGTGCCGGGCACCCCCCTCGTACGCCAGGTCGTCAAGGCCAACAGCGGCGGCTTCCAGGAGCTGGCGGGCGCCCAGTCGGTGCCCCGGCTCGCCAAGTCGCTGGGGATCGACACACCGCAGCAGCCGTACGCGAAGGTAGCCGCCGACCTGCTGGCGCGGGCGGCCGGCGCGTACGAGGAGGACGGGGCGCTCACCGAGTTGCTGCGCCAGTACGCCCAGCGGCTGGCCACCGGGCTCGCCTCCGTCACCGCCGTCCTGGACCCCGGCCTGATCGTCCTCGCCGGCGGGGCGGTCGCGGCGGGCGGCGAGGTCCTGCGCTCCCTGATCCAGTCCGAACTGGCCGAACTCGCCGCCTCCCGGCCCCGCCTGGTGGTCGGCGAGATCGACCGCACCCCCGTCCTGCGCGGCGCCCTGGAGCGGGCGCTCGCCGACACCCGCGACGAAGTGTTCGACACCTCGCGCTGA
- a CDS encoding ABC transporter substrate-binding protein: MRTSRLTTTAVAVAAISVLATACTGQSEAGASDDPNAKTTINFWHGWSAPAEVKAVKDNIARFEKAHPNITVKVSSNINDDKLNQALRAGGSNGPDVVSSFTTSNVGKFCSSGAFADLKPFIEKSKLDLEKTFPKVLLGYTQFEGKRCALPLLTDAYGLYYNKDAFEKAGITAPPKTMSELASVAKKLTVEKGDSYQQLGFMPTFHGYETVADHYMASWDHKYFDENGKSNVAKDPAFAEMFTFQKKLVEDLGGYGKLEKYRGTFGDEWGAKHPFHTGQVAMQLDGEWRLGMAEDTKPGFEIGVAPMPVADDEADSYGKGFLSGTIVGIAPASKKQNAAWELVKYMTTDTKAVVEFANGIRNVPSTLEALKSPDLKFDPRFKTFLDIAQHPKSSTPDGAVNGAAYQLTLQDFGYQYEKGAVKDLQAGLEKTAKQIDTDIAKAK; the protein is encoded by the coding sequence ATGCGCACCAGCCGTCTCACCACCACCGCCGTCGCCGTCGCCGCGATATCGGTGCTCGCCACCGCGTGTACCGGCCAGTCCGAGGCCGGCGCCTCCGACGACCCGAACGCGAAGACCACGATCAACTTCTGGCACGGCTGGAGTGCTCCCGCCGAGGTGAAGGCGGTCAAGGACAACATCGCCCGGTTCGAGAAGGCCCACCCGAACATCACGGTGAAGGTCTCCAGCAACATCAACGATGACAAGCTCAACCAGGCGCTGCGCGCGGGCGGTTCGAACGGACCCGACGTGGTCTCCTCGTTCACCACCTCCAACGTGGGCAAGTTCTGCTCCTCGGGCGCGTTCGCGGACCTGAAGCCGTTCATCGAGAAGTCGAAGCTCGACCTGGAGAAGACCTTCCCGAAGGTCCTCCTGGGCTACACCCAGTTCGAGGGCAAGCGCTGCGCCCTGCCGCTGCTCACCGACGCCTACGGCCTCTACTACAACAAGGACGCCTTCGAGAAGGCCGGGATCACCGCCCCGCCGAAGACGATGTCCGAGCTGGCGAGCGTCGCCAAGAAGCTCACGGTCGAGAAGGGTGACAGCTACCAGCAGCTCGGGTTCATGCCGACCTTCCACGGCTACGAGACCGTCGCCGACCACTACATGGCCTCGTGGGACCACAAGTACTTCGACGAGAACGGCAAGTCCAACGTCGCCAAGGACCCGGCGTTCGCGGAGATGTTCACGTTCCAGAAGAAGCTCGTCGAGGACCTCGGCGGCTACGGGAAGCTGGAGAAGTACCGGGGCACCTTCGGTGACGAGTGGGGCGCCAAGCACCCGTTCCACACCGGGCAGGTCGCCATGCAGCTGGACGGCGAGTGGCGGCTCGGCATGGCCGAGGACACCAAGCCCGGCTTCGAGATCGGTGTCGCTCCGATGCCCGTCGCCGACGACGAGGCCGACAGCTACGGCAAGGGCTTCCTCTCCGGCACCATCGTGGGCATCGCCCCGGCCAGCAAGAAGCAGAACGCCGCGTGGGAGCTGGTGAAGTACATGACCACGGACACGAAGGCGGTCGTGGAATTCGCCAACGGCATCCGCAACGTGCCCTCCACCCTGGAGGCGCTGAAGTCGCCGGACCTGAAGTTCGACCCGCGCTTCAAGACCTTCCTGGACATCGCGCAGCACCCGAAGTCCAGCACGCCCGACGGCGCCGTCAACGGTGCGGCGTACCAGCTGACCCTCCAGGACTTCGGCTACCAGTACGAGAAGGGCGCGGTGAAGGACCTCCAGGCCGGGCTGGAGAAGACCGCGAAGCAGATCGACACCGACATCGCCAAGGCCAAGTAG